A genomic stretch from Tenrec ecaudatus isolate mTenEca1 chromosome X, mTenEca1.hap1, whole genome shotgun sequence includes:
- the ARMCX3 gene encoding armadillo repeat-containing X-linked protein 3 gives MGYARKVGWVTAGLVIGAGACYCIYRLTRGRRQNKEKMAEGGPADVDDNGDCSGARYNDWSDDDDDNSENKGIVWYPPWARIGTEAGTRARARARARAIRARRAVQKRASPNSDDTVLSPLELQKVLCLVEMSEKPYILEAALIALGNNAAYAFNRDIIRDLGGLPIVAKILNTRDPIVKEKALIVLNNLSVNVENQRRLKVYMNQVCDDTVTSRLNSSVQLAGLRLLTNMTVTNEHQHMLANSISDFFRLFSAGNEETKLQVLKLLLNLAENPAMTRDLLRAQVPSSLGSLFNKKENKEIILKLLVIFENVNDNFKWEENEHTQNHFSESSLFSFLKEFQVCADKILGIESHHDFLVKVKIGKFMAKLAEHMFPKSQE, from the coding sequence ATGGGCTACGCCAGGAAAGTCGGCTGGGTGACTGCGGGACTGGTGATTGGGGCTGGCGCCTGCTATTGCATTTACAGACTGACCAGGGGAAGAAGACAGAACAAGGAGAAAATGGCTGAGGGTGGGCCTGCGGATGTGGATGATAATGGCGACTGTTCTGGGGCAAGGTACAACGACTGgtctgatgatgatgatgacaacagtGAGAACAAGGGTATCGTTTGGTATCCACCTTGGGCTCGGATTGGGACTGAGGCCGGAACCAGAGCTAGGGCCAGGGCCAGAGCCAGGGCCATTCGGGCACGTCGGGCTGTCCAGAAACGGGCTTCACCCAACTCAGATGATACTGTTTTGTCCCCTCTGGAGCTGCAGAAAGTTCTTTGCCTGGTTGAGATGTCTGAAAAGCCTTACATTCTTGAAGCAGCGTTAATTGCTCTGGGTAACAATGCTGCTTATGCATTTAACAGAGATATCATTCGGGATCTGGGTGGTCTCCCAATTGTTGCAAAGATTCTCAATACCCGAGATCCCATAGTTAAAGAAAAAGCTCTAATTGTTCTCAACAACTTGAGTGTGAATGTGGAAAATCAGCGTAGGCTTAAGGTATACATGAATCAAGTGTGTGATGATACAGTCACATCTCGCTTGAACTCCTCTGTGCAGCTGGCCGGACTAAGACTGCTTACCAATATGACTGTGACTAACGAGCATCAGCACATGCTTGCCAATTCCATTTCAGACTTCTTTCGTTTGTTTTCAGCGGGGAATGAAGAAACCAAGCTTCAGGTTTTGAAACTTCTTTTGAATTTGGCTGAAAATCCAGCCATGACTAGAGACCTGCTCAGGGCCCAAGTACCATCTTCACTGGGCTCCCTCTTTAATAAGAAGGAGAATAAAGAGATTATTCTTAAACTTTTGGTCATTTTTGAGAATGTAAATGACAATTTTAAATGGGAAGAAAATGAACATACTCAGAATCATTTCAGCGAAAGttcccttttttcctttttaaaagaatttcaaGTATGTGCTGATAAGATTCTGGGGATCGAAAGTCACCATGATTTTCTGGTGAAAGTAAAAATTGGCAAGTTTATGGCCAAACTGGCTGAGCACATGTTCCCAAAGAGCCAGGAGTAA
- the ARMCX6 gene encoding protein ARMCX6, with translation MSRAREVGWMAAGLMIGAGACYCMYKLTIGRDDDDESEEEEEEEEEEEEEEEWDEDDESDDDESEMWFDFTSTTWPWSDDGDWTDPGAPGGNEARRSGGGKANRAHPTRRRPFPYGHKNSWRALSFKNASCALDLSKSPHIEIKVLFAQPKDAGFSRSQDISSAGNRILTPNPTVEEQALCVPGNVNLSATKQGQIKMYVSQVCLETVPCGCTSFLQQAGLNLLISMTAISHMLAKSVSDMRFPFLSEGSGYAKAQVLKPLMNLSETPALAVGWPEAHVLLSSWPLFIRNGNTESLLDVLGP, from the coding sequence ATGAGTCGGgcaagggaggtggggtggatggCAGCAGGACTAATGATTGGGGCGGGTGCCTGCTATTGCATGTACAAACTGACCATTGGAAGAGATGATGATGACGAgtcggaggaggaggaagaagaagaagaagaggaagaggaagaggaagaatggGATGAAGATGATGAATCAGATGACGATGAGTCCGAGATGTGGTTTGATTTCACATCTACAACTTGGCCCTGGAGTGATGATGGGGATTGGACTGACCCCGGGgctccaggtggcaatgaagccaGGAGATCAGGTGGGGGCAAGGCCAACCGGGCACACCCAACACGACGCCGTCCATTCCCCTATGGACACAAAAATTCTTGGAGGGCTCTAAGCTTTAAAAACGCCAGCTGTGCCCTTGACCTCTCCAAGAGCCCTCACATTGAGATAAAAGTGCTGTTTGCTCAACCCAAGGATGCTGGCTTCTCACGTAGCCAGGATATCTCCTCTGCTGGGAACAGGATCCTCACTCCCAACCCCACTGTTGAGGAGCAGGCTCTCTGTGTGCCAGGCAACGTGAACCTAAGTGCTACAAAGCAGGGGCAGATTAAGATGTACGTCAGCCAAGTGTGCCTCGAGACTGTGCCTTGTGGCTGCACCTCATTTCTGCAGCAGGCAGGATTAAATTTGTTAATAAGCATGACAGCTATTAGTCACATGCTTGCCAAATCCGTTTCAGACATGAGGTTTCCTTTCCTATCAGAGGGAAGTGGCTATGCTAAGGCTCAGGTTCTGAAACCGCTAATGAATTTGTCTGAAACACCAGCCTTGGCAGTGGGGTGGCCCGAGGCCCACGTGCTGCTGTCATCCTGGCCCCTCTTTATCAGAAATGGAAACACGGAGAGTCTCCTGGATGTCCTGGGCCCTTAA